A genome region from Gambusia affinis linkage group LG24, SWU_Gaff_1.0, whole genome shotgun sequence includes the following:
- the si:ch211-246m6.5 gene encoding von Willebrand factor D and EGF domain-containing protein isoform X3: MDCCTFAAVLGCLRIALLWALQLGALAQHAPECYPGGHRILRSPYRSTDFDSTEIQNTAIQDLICDHSLLAGWYRFRINNKPAEMPTSCIEMNHCGTQAPIWLSLKDTSLPRPGQVRQLSACATWQFFHGSAKDCCLFRIPITVRNCGDFLVYYLQPTQGCMGYCAKVAPESGSRVCLPGEVEVNGQCKVLVPSLPSRPVITPEPIGHSVHLRCSFIPPPWSQTLGFQVVWARHIGQKMKAEIRQESTLKPFSLVEMDGVHFRLGETFSCSVSIFKVSSNNTRSSAKESESFYAGLKFSPDSLHIAENNMEHEVTVHSTVPIPCFSSNLGRQCGVPLALSVHNTESLRHEVPNVVLSACQVEIQSETCRDGTCGSATFVLTAVTDFTRDGNRLSLVSVLPGPGAPRLWRSYTPTSLKVMVQDIPTSMCYSLTDPHVITLDRRRYENHQTGTFLLYRSLARRFQVHSRQWDCGSRHYSVACNCGVAVQEGNDIAIIDMCNGQLQETRPQLIVKNIGEEGSRVRILESHQGKKVTLMFPSGAFVRADVSDWGMSLSVRAPSVDFSNTQGLCGTFDHNRNNDFHGSSGGFYGPDDLDRFIEDWRIAPGESLFDNTPPPIVQKARRPFCQCHREYTPSQLYSRGMVQSPLSHSDCSAYDNVDYTSVFPSMDTTMEYIKSPKRKESILEVSALRSHPLEGRHLWINGERNQHGDNFELDDHLAEARPKVQPQWPTPTGLTSAKALEVCQMALVNSTIGVMCGGLLGRHLVEAVDLCMMDLQLKDDLGWDEALLPFLENECEKQLLDNSTQRAMEVDTPPGTSGEVVMALRCPNLCNGNGECTEWGCQCYPSYSNHDCSLAISQPIEITDLENDGLCDIRTFDCRSVRVFGLGFIDSADLSCLTTRLKYINNGWVPEEQQRTKATFLSSKALDCAVPSLSSAAISTEDFMMDDKPYARWDIKVTNDGFQYSQAKTLTIYDGVCQVCETSHSGLCKLKEKTCNIDGMCFAAGSVSPSSPCLVCHPDTSKFTWSVNQVNKPPSFHRPQSSLQTFAGENFVFQFAASDPEGSAILFQLEDGPEGAALSPAGLLIWTVPSILLQEEVNPSFSFTLSDECNTQSTFTVQVDVVPCGCLNGGTCVTDISFPAGSGKYLCVCPEGKRGELCGEDMDQCLSSPCSAGRCIRTNSGYRCECPAGLRGLTCLEDINECERNPCFLGVQCINSIGSFSCGPCPKGMLGNGTNCTAAVFRPDAIIPTRFPLTTVYKIPDVLLRVPTKTDSFHRASTSLKPEVDKETSPESTSLRNIPGITPNLKVRTAETNMSVAADASQNTGGQPRKPQRGPSVSSKPISNTFEGNSESTAIKNEVENISNKTSESGPVRSPAVPVSATCASRPCFPGVQCINRRPPHIGYVCGRCPPGLHGNGRICMKTPKEASNVLPQQHMFGKSSRYLHVSKAKTSQLHLHLPSFPSRQSIRRPLLSVATQDNPPRQHLSSQRGGGTGRREAVSSSSRDTPRTLSNALFNPHSTHEIDISRSVTRTFTRSRTGTFRESGPKITQKSERATALKVTPPQGVQPQLKSWTPPKPALPLTAALTALSYTLSESEFSADGDEFDPLLENPPAPPAPTPTPLVQAVSIFTLYKPTSSHLKIRSDITAKSHVTACSSKPCFPGVQCEPAVGGGFRCGRCPAGYIGDGHACRAVCRHTCGRNMECAAPNTCRCKPGYTGSNCQTAICDPECVNGGVCIAPGVCQCPGGFHGEICEEALCRFPCENGGSCVGLQTCSCPYGFVGPRCETMVCSRHCHNGGQCVSPDECRCPPEWTGPSCQTALCSPVCLNGGACSRPNICECPRGFYGAQCQNAVCSPPCKNGGVCRRNNLCSCLQGFSGERCEKSVCDPVCMNGGRCVGPDVCDCPSGWRGKRCDKPSCLQTCLNGGECVGPNACHCPPGWQGFLCQIPCCETPCLFGSRCVQPNVCACRVGFAGARCSQRLPVARG, translated from the exons ATGGATTGTTGCACCTTTGCTGCGGTTCTGGGATGTTTACGCATCGCGCTGCTCTGGGCTCTGCAACTAGGAGCGCTGGCGCAACACG CTCCAGAGTGTTACCCTGGAGGACATCGGATCTTACGCAGCCCCTACCGCAGCACCGACTTCGACTCCACAGAGATCCAGAACACGGCCATCCAGGACCTGATCTGTGACCACTCACTGTTGGCCGGCTGGTACAGATTCCGGATTAACAACAAGCCGGCAGAGATGCCAACCAGCTGCATTGAG ATGAACCACTGTGGTACCCAGGCTCCAATCTGGCTGTCGCTGAAGGACACCTCTCTGCCGCGACCCGGCCAAGTCCGCCAGCTCTCCGCCTGCGCCACATGGCAGTTCTTCCATGGCAGCGCCAAAGACTGCTGCCTTTTCCGCATCCCCATCACGGTGAGGAACTGCGGCGACTTCCTGGTCTACTACCTGCAGCCGACGCAGGGCTGCATGGGATACTGCGCTAAAG TTGCTCCAGAATCGGGATCCAGAGTCTGTTTGCCAGGAGAAGTGGAAGTTAACGGACAATGCAAAG TTTTGGTTCCGTCTTTGCCTTCCCGGCCGGTGATCACCCCAGAACCCATCGGACACAGCGTCCATCTCCGGTGCTCCTTCATCCCGCCGCCTTGGAGCCAGACGCTGGGCTTCCAGGTGGTTTGGGCCCGACACATCGGCCAAAAGATGAAGGCCGAGATCAGACAGGAGTCGACGCTGAAGCCCTTCTCCCTGGTGGAGATGGACGGCGTCCACTTCAGGCTGGGAGAGACG ttcTCATGTAGTGTGTcaattttcaaagttagctCCAACAACACCAGATCCTCTGCAAAGGAAAGTGAAAGTTTCTACGCAGGATTAAAG ttttctcCAGACTCTCTTCACATAGCAGAGAACAACATGGAGCATGAAGTGACCGTCCACAGCACAGTCCCCATTCCCTGCTTTAGCTCCAACCTTGGCCGCCAGTGTGGAGTCCCTCTGGCTCTGAGTGTCCACAATACAG AGAGCCTGAGGCATGAGGTCCCCAATGTGGTGTTGTCGGCCTGCCAGGTGGAAATCCAGTCAGAAACCTGCAGGGACGGAACCTGTGGCAGCGCAACATTTGTCCTCACTGCTGTGACGGATTTCACACGCGACGGAAATCGACTGAGCCTGGTCTCCGTTTTGCCTGGACCTGGTGCTCCgagactctggaggagctacacCCCAACATCCCTGAAG GTCATGGTCCAAGACATTCCCACCTCTATGTGTTACTCTTTGACTGATCCACATGTCATCACACTTGATCGCAG GCGTTATGAGAACCACCAGACTGGCACCTTTCTTCTGTACCGAAGTCTTGCCAGGAGGTTTCAGGTCCATTCTCGCCAGTGGGACTGTGGCAGCAGACATTACTCAGTTGCCtgcaattgtggtgttgctgTGCAAGAGGGGAATGACATAGCAATCATTGACATGTGTAATGGCCAGCTTCAAGAAACCCGACCTCAGCTTATTGTAAAGAACATTGGTGAGGAGGGGAGTCGGGTTAGGATCCTGGAATCCCATCAGGGAAAGAAGGTCACC TTGATGTTTCCCTCCGGGGCCTTTGTCAGGGCAGATGTAAGTGACTGGGGGATGAGTTTGTCTGTCCGAGCTCCAAGTGTTGACTTCAGCAACACTCAAGGATTGTGTGGGACCTTTGACCACAACAGAAACAATGACTTCCATGGTTCCAGTGGAGGCTTTTATGGTCCTGATGACTTGGACCGCTTCATTGAGGACTGGAG GATAGCTCCTGGTGAGAGTTTATTTGACAATACACCGCCTCCGATCGTGCAAAAGGCCAGGCGTCCTTTCTGTCAATGCCACAGAGAGTATACCCCATCTCAACTATATAGCAGAGGGATGGTTCAGAGTCCTTTATCTCACTCTGACTGCTCTGCATACGATAATGTGGATTACAcatctgtttttccttccatGGATACAACAATGGAATACATCAAGAGTCCCAAAAGAAAGGAAAGCATCCTGGAAGTGTCTGCTTTGAGGAGTCATCCTCTGGAGGGAAGACACTTGTGGATCAATGGGGAGAGAAATCAACATGGGGATAATTTTGAACTGGATG ATCACCTGGCAGAAGCTAGACCAAAGGTTCAACCCCAGTGGCCCACACCAACTGGACTGACCTCAGCCAAAGCCCTGGAGGTTTGTCAGATGGCTTTGGTTAACTCCACCATTGGTGTCATGTGTGGAGGTCTGCTGGGACGCCATCTTGTTGAAGCAGTGGATCTCTGTATGATGGACCTGCAGCTAAAGGATGACCTGGGTTGGGATGAAGCTCTACTGCCGTTTCTGGAAAATGAGTGTGAGAAGCAGCTGCTGGACAACAGCACCCAGCGAGCCATGGAGGTTGATACTCCACCAGGTACTTCTGGGGAAGTGGTGATGGCATTGCGCTGCCCGAACTTGTGCAATGGAAATGGAGAGTGTACCGAGTGGGGATGCCAATGTTATCCAAGTTACAGCAACCATGACTGCAGCCTTGCCATCA GCCAGCCTATTGAGATAACCGATTTGGAAAACGATGGACTATGTGACATCCGAACCTTTGACTGTCGCAGTGTTCGAGTTTTTGGCCTCGGCTTCATCGACTCTGCTGACCTGAGCTGCCTCACAACAAGACTAAAG TACATAAACAATGGTTGGGTtccagaggagcagcagaggacaAAGGCGACTTTTCTAAGCTCCAAGGCTTTAGACTGTGCCGTTCCATCACTGAGTAGTGCAGCTATCAGTACAGAGGACTTCATGATGGACGACAAGCCATATGCACGATGGGACATTAAG GTGACCAATGATGGATTCCAGTACAGCCAGGCAAAGACATTGACGATTTATGACGGTGTTTGCCAGGTCTGTGAGACATCGCACTCTGGACTCTGTAAGTTAAAG GAGAAGACGTGCAACATAGACGGGATGTGTTTTGCAGCCGGAAGCGTCAGCCCCAGCAGCCCCTGCCTCGTGTGTCATCCTGACACTTCCAAATTCACCTGGTCTGTAAACCAAG TAAACAAGCCTCCATCTTTCCACCGGCCTCAGAGCAGCCTGCAGACATTTGCTGGAGAGAATTTTGTCTTCCAGTTTGCAGCATCTGACCCAGAGGGCTCAGCGATCCTGTTTCAGCTGGAGGATGGACCGGAGGGGGCTGCGCTGTCTCCTGCTGGCCTCCTCATCTGGACGGTCCCCTCGATTCTCCTGCAGGAGGAAGTTAATCCGTCCTTCAGTTTCACACTCTCTGATGAGTGCAACACCCAGAGCACCTTCACGGTGCAG GTTGATGTGGTGCCGTGCGGTTGCCTGAATGGAGGGACCTGCGTGACGGACATCAGTTTTCCCGCCGGCAGTGGGAAGTACCTTTGTGTTTGTCCTGAGGGTAAACGGGGCGAACTCTGTGGCGAAGACATGGATCAGTGTTTGTCATCTCCATGTTCAGCCGGTAGGTGCATCCGCACCAACAGCGGCTACAGATGTGAATGTCCTGCTGGACTGAGAG GTTTAACATGCTTGGAGGACATCAATGAGTGTGAGAGGAATCCATGTTTTCTTGGAGTCCAGTGCATCAACAGCATTGGCTCCTTTAGCTGTGGTCCATGCCCCAAAGGCATGCTGGGAAATGGAACAAATTGTACAG CAGCAGTCTTTAGGCCGGATGCCATCATCCCAACACGTTTTCCTCTTACAACTGTTTACAAGATACCAGATGTTCTGCTGCGAGTCCCAACAAAGACGGACTCTTTCCACAGAGCCTCCACCTCTTTGAAGCCAGAGGTGGACAAAGAGACAAGTCCAGAGTCCACCTCTTTGAGGAATATCCCAGGAATTACCCCCAACTTAAAGGTCAGGACGGCGGAAACCAACATGAGTGTGGCAGCAGATGCTTCCCAAAACACTGGTGGCCAGCCAAGAAAACCTCAAAGAGGTCCTTCGGTTTCATCCAAGCCCATCAGCAACACTTTTGAGGGCAACTCAGAGAGTACAGCCATCAAGAATGAAGTTGAGAATATTTCCAATAAAACATCAGAATCAG GTCCGGTTCGGTCTCCAGCTGTGCCAGTCTCAGCAACATGTGCCAGCAGGCCGTGCTTCCCTGGGGTCCAATGCATCAACCGCAGGCCTCCACACATTGGCTACGTCTGCGGTCGCTGCCCCCCTGGACTTCACGGCAATGGTCGCATCTGCATGAAGACCCCCAAGGAAG CATCCAACGTCCTCCCTCAGCAGCATATGTTTGGTAAATCCAGCCGATATTTGCATGTAAGCAAAGCCAAAACTTCCCAACTTCACCTCCACCTGCCAAGCTTCCCATCCAGGCAATCTATCAGGCGTCCACTTTTATCAGTGGCCACACAAGACAATCCACCACGTCAGCATTTATCATCACAGAGAGGCGGTGGAACAGGGAGAAGGGAAgctgtctcctcttcctccagggACACTCCAAGGACATTGTCCAATGCTTTGTTCAATCCCCACTCCACTCACGAGATTGACATCTCCAGATCTGTCACCAGGACATTCACCAGGTCAAGAACTGGAACATTTAGAGAGTCGGGTCCCAAG ATAACCCAGAAGTCTGAGCGAGCTACAGCCCTTAAAGTGACGCCACCACAGGGAGTTCAGCCACAGCTCAAGTCCTGGACGCCTCCAAAGCCTGCGCTCCCTCTCACCGCTGCCCTCACAGCTCTGTCCTACACTCTGTCCGAATCAGAGTTCTCCGCAGATGGAGACGAATTTGATCCCCTACTCGAGAATCCACCAGCACCCCCAGCACCAACTCCTACACCTCTTGTCCAGGCAGTCTCCATCTTCACACTATATAAACCTACGTCTAGTCATCTCAAAATAAGGAGCGACATAACAGCCAAGAGTCATGTGACAGCCTGCTCCAGTAAACCTTGCTTTCCTGGGGTCCAGTGTGAACCGGCGGTGGGCGGGGGTTTCCGCTGTGGGAGGTGTCCTGCAGGATACATCGGAGATGGACACGCATGTCGGG CTGTCTGCAGGCACACATGTGGCAGAAACATGGAGTGTGCTGCACCCAACACATGCCGCTGCAAACCAGGCTATACAGGCTCAAACTGCCAGACAG CGATTTGTGACCCGGAGTGTGTGAACGGCGGGGTTTGCATTGCTCCCGGTGTGTGTCAGTGTCCCGGAGGTTTCCATGGAGAGATTTGTGAAGAAG CTCTGTGCAGGTTTCCATGTGAAAATGGAGGCAGCTGTGTGGGACTGCAGACTTGTTCCTGTCCATATGGGTTCGTTGGTCCCCGATGTGAAACCA TGGTCTGCAGCCGCCACTGCCACAACGGAGGCCAGTGTGTGTCTCCAGACGAGTGCAGGTGTCCTCCAGAGTGGACCGGACCGTCCTGTCAGACAG CTCTA